The DNA segment AAGCACCGCGCGGCCCAGCATGGATTTGCCGGCGCCGGATTCACCAACCAGCCCGCGAACTTCGCCCGGTTCAACATCGAGGCTGATCCCGCGCAACACATTGGTGTCGCCAATCGCAACCTTCAGACCTTCGACAGCGAGCGTGGCGGTCATGAGCGTTGCACCGGATCGAGCGCAAGCCGCAGACCGTCGCCGAGCAGGTTGAGGCCGATCACGCTTGCGATGATGCAGCCGATCGGCAACGCCATGATCCAGGGTGCCTGATAGACGATCTGGCGTCCTTCCGCGATCATGCTTCCCCAGGTCGGGGTGTCAACCGCGACTGAGATTCCGACAAAGGACAGGATCACCTCGACGAGGATCGCAATTCCCATCTCGACCGCCAGCAAAGTGACCAGCAGCGGAACCAGGTTGGGCAGGATTTCCAGCCACAGCACCCTGGCGCGGCTCAAGCCGATCGCGCGCGCGGCGGAGGCATAGTCACGCGTCAACTGCACCATGGTTTCGGCACGCACCACGCGGGCAAAGCGGGTCCAGTCGATCACGACAATTGCGACGATGACCGAGGTCAAACCGGCGCCGATCACCGCCGCCAGCACGATCGACAGCAGCACCGGCGGAAACGACATCCAGACGTCGATCAGCCGCGAGATCAACTGATCGACCCAACCGCCAAAACTGCCGGCGAAGAGGCCGAGCGCGACGCCGATCAGGGCCGCGAGCGACGCCGCGATCAGGGCCACCATGACCGCCGTTCGCGCGGAATAGACCAGCCGCGACAGCACGCAGCGGCCAAGGCTGTCGGTGCCGAGGATGTAGGCCGGGTCGCCGCCCTGCATCCACGTCGGCGGCAGTTGCGCCGACAACAGATCCTGTTCGAGCGGATCGTGCGGCGCCATCATCGGTGCAAGCAGCGCGGTCAACACCAACAGCGCCACCAGGGCCGCACCGATCCACAGACGCGCACCGCCGCGCTTCAACCCGGCGATGGTTCGCGAAGGCGGCGTGGCAAACGGCGTGACCGCGATCTCAGCCATGGCGCAGCCTC comes from the Bradyrhizobium erythrophlei genome and includes:
- a CDS encoding ABC transporter permease, whose amino-acid sequence is MAEIAVTPFATPPSRTIAGLKRGGARLWIGAALVALLVLTALLAPMMAPHDPLEQDLLSAQLPPTWMQGGDPAYILGTDSLGRCVLSRLVYSARTAVMVALIAASLAALIGVALGLFAGSFGGWVDQLISRLIDVWMSFPPVLLSIVLAAVIGAGLTSVIVAIVVIDWTRFARVVRAETMVQLTRDYASAARAIGLSRARVLWLEILPNLVPLLVTLLAVEMGIAILVEVILSFVGISVAVDTPTWGSMIAEGRQIVYQAPWIMALPIGCIIASVIGLNLLGDGLRLALDPVQRS